One Vigna unguiculata cultivar IT97K-499-35 chromosome 7, ASM411807v1, whole genome shotgun sequence genomic region harbors:
- the LOC114190840 gene encoding transcription factor MYB78-like, which yields METISVGAMRSLSDSEGESAIKKGSWTEEEDCLLINYVNLHGEGHWNSLARSAGLKRTGKSCRLRWLNYLRPNVRRGNITLQEQLLILELHSRWGNRWAKIAEQLPGRTDNEIKNYWRTRVVKQAKQLKCDVNSKQFRDAVRFVWMPRLMERIQASSSYGHGQTTLCNTQTHAESSGVNPMMFCESSVISSYSSGVDVQPLSLSDASTTSSCNLMGDGSCSSDSVEKGWQQWDYSDLQAFEPNHGFGDADLWTDENMWFLQQHLVDEF from the exons ATGGAGACTATCAGTGTTGGGGCAATGAGAAGCTTATCAGATAGTGAAGGAGAATCGGCAATTAAGAAAGGATCATGGACTGAGGAAGAAGATTGTCTTCTCATCAACTATGTCAACCTCCACGGCGAGGGCCATTGGAATTCCCTCGCTCGCTCTGCAG GTCTAAAGCGAACGGGAAAAAGCTGCAGGCTAAGATGGTTGAACTACTTGCGTCCAAATGTTCGACGTGGGAACATCACCCTTCAAGAACAGCTCTTGATTCTCGAACTCCATTCCCGCTGGGGCAACCG GTGGGCTAAAATAGCAGAACAATTGCCTGGGCGAACAGATAATGAAATAAAGAACTATTGGAGGACGAGAGTGGTGAAGCAAGCGAAGCAACTCAAATGTGATGTGAACAGCAAACAGTTTAGGGATGCTGTGCGTTTTGTTTGGATGCCACGCCTTATGGAGCGGATTCAAGCTTCTTCTTCCTATGGACATGGCCAAACCACATTGTGCAACACTCAAACACACGCTGAATCTAGTGGGGTCAATCCCATGATGTTTTGTGAAAGCTCAGTGATTTCCTCGTACTCTTCAGGGGTTGATGTTCagcctctttctctctctgatGCGAGTACAACTTCATCTTGCAATTTAATGGGAGATGGTAGCTGTTCATCGGACAGTGTTGAAAAGGGGTGGCAGCAGTGGGACTACTCTGATCTCCAGGCATTTGAACCCAACCATGGTTTTGGTGATGCAGACTTGTGGACCGATGAAAACATGTGGTTTTTGCAGCAGCATCTTGTTGATGAGTTTTGA